The stretch of DNA AGATAAAAGAAATGCAAGAGTTTAGTTCTGAAATTGTATCCAAAATGGGTATATTATTAGAATTTTTTCATCAAACATATTATGATGTATTTAAAATAAAAGGAGCTCCTTTACATGATCCTTGCACAATAGCTTATTTAATAAATCCAGAAATTTTTGAATACGAAGAATATTTTGCACAAGTTGAAACGAAAGGTGAATTAACATATGGTGAAACAGTTGTTGATTATTGGCATTTTAATAAACCAAATTCAAAGTGGGCATTAAATGTCAATAGAGAGGAATTTATAAAAATTTTATTTGAGAATTTGAAAAAATACGAATAATATTTAAATATATAATCGTTAAAAAATATTGACTTTTTCGAAATAAAATGGTAAAATAATTTATATATAGGTTGTTAGTTATAAATTATTTTTTTCACAAACAAAGGGGGGAATATTATGAATGAATTAGAAAAATTATTAGAAAGGAAAAAGTTTTTAGAAAATGAAAAAGAAGCTATAAAGAAATATATGGGACCTTATGAACATGATAAAAATCTTGATGAAGAATGGGAAAAAATCAATAAAGAGCTTGAGGAAATTGAAAAAAAATTGAATGAAATGAAGGTAAAAGAAAAATAATAAAAGTTTAAAGACAAGGAGCAATTCGAAATAGCTCCTTGTTTTTTTTATTTGAAATTTAACATAAATAAAAATAAGATAGTATAATAAATATAGTAAAATTATTTAAAACATAAAATTGGGTGGTGTAAAATGTTTGCTGAAAATATTGCTATAGGAAGATATGTTGAAAAAAAATCATTAATGCACTCTTTAGATCCAAGAGCAAAATTAATAGGATTATTTTTTCTTGCAGGATTTGCATTTACAATAAATAGTTTTTATGACGTAGCTTTAATGTCTTTTTACACATTACTTTTAATGCTATTATCAAAGGTTGGGTTAAAAACGTATTGGAAATCTATAAAATCAATGTGGATGTTGATATTGTTTGCTTTTGTTGTGCAATTGTTTAATTATGAAGGGAATGTTATATATCAATTATGGTTTATAAAAATTACAGATACGGGATTATCAAATGCAGCAATTATTACTTTTAGATTGTTTTTCGCAATTATGTTGTCATCTGTTTTAACATTAACAACATCCCCAACATCTCTTGCAAATGCGATGGAAGATGTTTTAATATGGTTTAGAGTAAAAAGATCGTTTGCTCATGAATTATCAATGGTTATGACTATTGCTATAAGATTTATACCAGTAATGGCAAGAGAAGCTGAAAGAATATTTAAAGCTCAAATGAGTCGTGGGGCAAATTTTGATTCAAGAAAGATTTCTGGGAGATTAAAAGGATTAGTTGCTATTATTATCCCCTTACTTGTTTCTGCATTAAGAAGGGCAGATGAGTTGAGTATTGCCATGGAAGCGAGATGTTATAATGGTTGGGAAGGAAGAACAAGGTATAAGCTGTTTAATTGGAGATTTAGAGATACACTCTTTTTTATTTCATTTATTTCATTAGGAATAACGATGATAATAATATAAGCAGTCCTATACTCAGGACTGCTTTTCTCTTAAAGGGGATAAAAAACTTATTAATATTAAGAAAGAAAAAGGTAATAGGTAACTGATAAATAGGTTTTTATCTGCAACTATACCCATTGTCGTTGTTATTAACATAGAACCTATGCCTGTTCCAGCAAAGATAAGACCAGAAATTAAACCAACTTCTCTATGTGATAATTTGTTATTTAAGTATTTTTGTGTAGCAGGGAATATTGGGCCTAAAAATAATCCGTATAAAATAAATAAAAATGGTGATTTTAATATAAAAATTAATAATAAAGAGAACGAAGCAAATAAAGGTATGTATAAAGATGTATTTTTTCCAAAAATATTATATAATTTGTCTGTTATAATTCTTCCAAGTGTAAAAGCTATCCAGAATAATCCTATGAATAAGGCAGAAATATCCTTTGAATAATTGAAGTAGCCTTTAAAAAGATTTGCAGCCCATGTGATACTTCCTATTTCAATTCCCGCATAAATAATCAGCATTATCATACTTATTAAAACAATTCTTTTTCTTAAGGTTATAAGACCTTCTTTTATCGAAAAAGATTTATATTTTATATTTTTAGGAATTTTCTTTATTGTTATATATAAAAACAAGGAAATAAATATTATTAAATAAATGAAGAATAATATTTTGTAATTTATATGATATTTTAGAAATATGGAAACTAATAAAGGACCAATAATTCCACCAAGACCAAAAAAAGCATGAAATAAACCATAATTTTGCATATTTTCTGGTAAATGGTCATACATAGAAGTTGTTACTGAAAATACTTGTCCCAGACCTCCACCTGTTAGAAATAATGCAAGCATTAAACCGTATAAATTTTTTGAAAATATAAAAACTAATAGACTGGATATTTGAAATAAAAAAGCATTGTATAAGCTTTTTCTTAAACCTATCTTTGAAATAATAAAACCAGCAATTGTCGCAAATATTATATTTCCAAGAGTATTTGAAAAAGGTAGAACTGAAGATTGAGAAATTGATATATTAAAAGTTTCTTGAAATGTTGTCATGAGTGGTGATATTGAATTTATGAACAATGCATTAATAAAAATAATTATAAAAATAAAAGTTCTCATAAAAACACCTCATTAATTATTGAAATTTTTTAAAATATAATTCTCCGATGTTTGGATAATAATAATATCTCTTGAATTTGGCTTTGGATATTCAGAAATGCCAAATAGGAAAAATTTATTATCTTGAATAATTATATCTGTAAACATAGTATCTTGATCTTCTATTTGGAATGTTTTTGCCCATAGTAAATTTCCATTTAAATCAAATTTAGTGATTATACCTTTCCTTTTTAAAGTGCTTTTTTCTCGTGTCCATCCAACACAATATATGTAATTTTTGTATAATGTTGATCTTATTAAATTTACATCGTCTGGGAAGGGTATGAGTTTTTCAAAAATTTTAAATCCATTTCCATCAATTTTTGATATGAATGGTTGGAGAGTATCTCTAAAAGATGTTCCTATAATAATATATTCATTTCTTGATAATATTAATAGATCAGAAGCAAAATCATCTTTTGATGTTCCACTTGTTAAATCCCATAATTTTTTACCCAACTCATTTGTTTTTATTATATAATAATCATAACCACCTTTACCAAAGGATTTTGTGCTTCCAAGGAGCAAGAAAGAATATCTGTCAATCCTTTTTAATGAGCTTCCAAATTCAAGATCATAACCTCCAAATTCTCTATACCATATTCTATAACCTTTCGAACTGTATTTTGAAAATTGAATATTTGTTCCCATATTATCCGTTCCTATAGTGCCAAGAGTATATATATACCCATCAGTATTGTCAAAGAATAAATTGTTAATGGAATCTCTTTTTGAACTTCCGTTTGTAATTTCCCAATAAATTTTCCCATTTTCAGACAAAGAGTATAATAACATATCTCCTCTGGGATCTTTTTCAGAAGAAAAGCCGCCAATTATAACTGTTCCATCATTTGTTATATCAATGGATGATCCATATTTATC from Marinitoga hydrogenitolerans DSM 16785 encodes:
- a CDS encoding MFS transporter, with the protein product MRTFIFIIIFINALFINSISPLMTTFQETFNISISQSSVLPFSNTLGNIIFATIAGFIISKIGLRKSLYNAFLFQISSLLVFIFSKNLYGLMLALFLTGGGLGQVFSVTTSMYDHLPENMQNYGLFHAFFGLGGIIGPLLVSIFLKYHINYKILFFIYLIIFISLFLYITIKKIPKNIKYKSFSIKEGLITLRKRIVLISMIMLIIYAGIEIGSITWAANLFKGYFNYSKDISALFIGLFWIAFTLGRIITDKLYNIFGKNTSLYIPLFASFSLLLIFILKSPFLFILYGLFLGPIFPATQKYLNNKLSHREVGLISGLIFAGTGIGSMLITTTMGIVADKNLFISYLLPFSFLILISFLSPLREKQS
- a CDS encoding energy-coupling factor transporter transmembrane component T family protein, giving the protein MFAENIAIGRYVEKKSLMHSLDPRAKLIGLFFLAGFAFTINSFYDVALMSFYTLLLMLLSKVGLKTYWKSIKSMWMLILFAFVVQLFNYEGNVIYQLWFIKITDTGLSNAAIITFRLFFAIMLSSVLTLTTSPTSLANAMEDVLIWFRVKRSFAHELSMVMTIAIRFIPVMAREAERIFKAQMSRGANFDSRKISGRLKGLVAIIIPLLVSALRRADELSIAMEARCYNGWEGRTRYKLFNWRFRDTLFFISFISLGITMIII